From Malacoplasma iowae:
TAGCATTTATTTCTACCTCGACAGCTATAAAGGGCTTACCCTACTGCATTTAAAGGATCATCATTCATGTCGAAACCGTGACATCCCCAACCATATTATAAATTAAATAATTTTTAATACTAATAATATTTATAAATTGCCTATTATGTTTTAAAAAACAACAAATAATTTTGTTAAAAAATATTTTTAATTACTCATCATCAAAAGTTTAATATTATTTATTCATTCACATAATTTGATTTATAAAGTTGATAATAAAAACCTTTGTTTTTTAACAACTCTTTGTGGTTTCCAATTTCTTCAATGATTCCATCTTTAATAACAATTATTTTATCAGCATCAATAATTGTACTTAATCTATGAGCAATCATAATAACTGTCTTATTTTTTGACGCATGTACAATTGCATTTTGAATATCTTTTTCAGTTTTAGAGTCAACATAACTTGTGGCTTCATCAAGAATTAAAATTTTTGATTTAGATAAAATTGCTCTAGCAATTGATAACAATTGTAGCTGACCTTGAGAAAAATCTAAATCTTCATTTACTTCTGTATTATATCCATCTTTAAGTTGGCTTATGAAATAATCTATATTGGCTAATTTTGCTGCATTAACAACATCATCATATGTTGCTTTTTTGTTTCCATATCTAATGTTTTCATAAATCGATTGTGAAAACAAAAAAGAATCTTGAAGAACTATTGATATATTTTCCATTAAAGATGATCTTTTAATTGTTTTTATATCTTTGTTATCAATGTATATTGTTCCTTTATCTATTTCATAAAATCTTGAAAGTAAATTTATAATGGTTGTTTTTCCACTACCTGTTGGTCCAACAATTGCTATTTTTTGATTTTGCTTAATTTCAAAAGTTAAGTTAGATAATACGTTTTTATTTTCTTGGTAACCAAATGTAACATTATCAAATTTGATAATCCCATTTGAATTTAACTCAATATCCCCATCATCACTTATTTCTGGATACTCTAAAACTTCATTTACCCGTTTAAAACTTATAAATATTTTTTGAACAACACCAACAAGTTTTAATGAATTTGCAAGTTCACCCATTAAGAAAAACATAAGTAATGAAAATGATGTTACCAATCCAACTTCCATTTTTGGAAATAAAACACTACCAGATGGAAGGTTATAGTATGAAAAGATAATTCCAATTAAATATATAAAAGATGAAAGTATATATTGAAAAAGCTCATTCGATGGTCAAACCATACCAATTAACATTTCAGCTTTTTTATTGTATTTATTTTCTTTAATTGATTTTTTTAAATAAATATCATAATTTTTTTCATAAAGACCAAACATTTTAATTACTTTACGATTTTCAATATCTTGTTCAATTAAAGCATTTAGTTCTCCAAGTGCTGTTTGTTTTTTCAAAAATTTTGGAGCACTTAACTTTGAAAAAATAAAAGAAGTTAAGATACCCAAGATAATAAAAATTAATGAAAGTAAAGTAAGAAATGGACTGATGATAAACATCGCAATTAATGTACAAATAACAATTGTTGGCATTGTAAAAACATTTCCCATAGCAAAAGCAAAATTAAGTGCTAATGTGTTTGCATCAAGAGTTGTTCTTGAAAGTAATTCACCAGACATTTTATTTTCAATTAAAGAATAAGGAATTTTATTAATTTTAAAAAATAACAAACTTCTTACAAATGACCCTAAAGAATATGATGTTTTAAGAACTAGTTTATTTACAATGAAATAAATAACACCATATAAAAGATAAGCAATCAATATAAGTGAACTTCTAATTAAAAGATCAATAAAAGCTTGTTTAACAATCTCAGTTTCAGTAATACCAACCGTTACAAAATCACCAGGATTTGAAATTCTAA
This genomic window contains:
- a CDS encoding ABC transporter ATP-binding protein; this encodes MENNHKINYWSDFLKIWKLIGSNKKIFIIAMVLTFLKTIFSIAASIGAGLVLQDSFVRISNPGDFVTVGITETEIVKQAFIDLLIRSSLILIAYLLYGVIYFIVNKLVLKTSYSLGSFVRSLLFFKINKIPYSLIENKMSGELLSRTTLDANTLALNFAFAMGNVFTMPTIVICTLIAMFIISPFLTLLSLIFIILGILTSFIFSKLSAPKFLKKQTALGELNALIEQDIENRKVIKMFGLYEKNYDIYLKKSIKENKYNKKAEMLIGMVWPSNELFQYILSSFIYLIGIIFSYYNLPSGSVLFPKMEVGLVTSFSLLMFFLMGELANSLKLVGVVQKIFISFKRVNEVLEYPEISDDGDIELNSNGIIKFDNVTFGYQENKNVLSNLTFEIKQNQKIAIVGPTGSGKTTIINLLSRFYEIDKGTIYIDNKDIKTIKRSSLMENISIVLQDSFLFSQSIYENIRYGNKKATYDDVVNAAKLANIDYFISQLKDGYNTEVNEDLDFSQGQLQLLSIARAILSKSKILILDEATSYVDSKTEKDIQNAIVHASKNKTVIMIAHRLSTIIDADKIIVIKDGIIEEIGNHKELLKNKGFYYQLYKSNYVNE